From a region of the Panicum virgatum strain AP13 chromosome 2K, P.virgatum_v5, whole genome shotgun sequence genome:
- the LOC120682429 gene encoding uncharacterized protein LOC120682429 isoform X2: protein MDRRPERKAKRAREEEDEQGGAAPADFPFEEAAGADDAGEASRRPPGVFQFPWQKCRGGLGVTPAAGAGAGGAGWELRDVFFRSLVDGGAAAIGVPGDRLVSPPPSKQALLEDVDAWLAAAADGEVDPVWRSALMSRRGPASSAA from the coding sequence ATGGATCGGCGGCCGGAGCGCAAGGCGAAgcgcgcgagggaggaggaggatgagcagggcggcgcggcgccggcggacttCCCgttcgaggaggcggcgggggcggacgACGCAGGGGAGGcgtcgcggcggccgccgggggtGTTCCAGTTCCCGTGGCAGAAGTGCCGCGGCGGGCTCGGCGTGAcccccgccgcgggcgcgggcgccggcggagcGGGATGGGAGCTGCGGGACGTCTTCTTCCGCTCCCtcgtggacggcggcgccgcggccatCGGCGTGCCGGGGGACCGCCtcgtgtcgccgccgcccagcaagCAAGCGCTCCTCGAGGACGTCGACGCCtggctcgccgcggccgccgacggcgaggtggaCCCGGTCTGGCGCTCCGCGCTCATGTCCCGCCGCGGGCCGGCCTCGTCGGCCGCGTGA
- the LOC120682413 gene encoding subtilisin-like protease SBT5.3, with translation MMCASSSPGNRRGLLPPLALLLIAGALQQHPASAEKKPYVVYLGGHSHGRAGAAAASSRARARRSHVELLGAVLRSEARARGAIFYSYTRYINGFAATLDEGEAAELSRHPRVVSVFPNRGHRLHTTRSWEFLGMEEEGGRVSPGSLWAKARLGQGVVIGNLDTGVWPEAGSFSDDGMGPAPARWRGICQDQQASDDAQVRCNRKLIGARFFNKGYLATVGQQEQQVSPASTRDTDGHGTHTLSTAAGRLVPGANLFGYGNGTAKGGAPRAHAAAYKVCWRPVNGSECFDADIIAAFDAAIHDGVHVLSVSLGGSPAEYFRDGVAIGSFHAARHGVTVVCSAGNSGPAAGTVSNTAPWLLTVGASTMDREFPAYLVLDNKKRIKGQSLSPTRLPGNKYYQLISSEEAKGANATAAQAKLCIEGSLDKAKVKGKIVVCVRGKNARVEKGEAVRRAGGVGLVLANDEASGNEMIADAHVLPATHITYTDGIALLAYLNSTRSASGYITAPYTALDTKPAPFMAAFSSQGPNTVTPQILKPDITAPGVSILAAFTGLAGPTGLAFDDRRVLFNAESGTSMSCPHVAGIAGLLKALHPDWSPAAIKSAIMTTARVRDNMRRPMSNSSFLRATPFGYGAGHVQPNRAADPGLVYDAGAADYLGFLCALGYNASAIATFMAGGDGAPYACPAAAPRPEDLNYPSFAVPHLSPTGAARAVTRRVRNVGAGAAAYDARVREPRGVAVDVRPRRLEFAAPGEEKQFTVTFRAREGFFLPGEYVFGRLTWSDGVGRHRVRSPLVVRVVDTKKKKNPLSIA, from the exons ATGATGTGTGCTTCGTCTTCCCCGGGAAATCGGCgcggtcttcttcctcccctcgcgCTGCTGCTGATCGCCGGCGCTCTGCAGCAGCACCCGGCCTCGGCTGAGAAAAAG CCGTACGTCGTCTACCTCGGCGGGCACTCGCACGgccgggcgggcgcggcggcggcgtcgagccggGCGCGCGCCAGGAGGTCCCACGTCGAGCTCCTGGGCGCCGTCCTGCGCAGCGAGGCCAGGGCGAGGGGCGCCATCTTCTACTCCTACACCCGCTACATCAACGGCTTCGCCGCCACGCTGgacgagggcgaggcggcggagctctccA GGCACCCGCGCGTGGTGTCCGTGTTCCCGAACCGGGGGCACCGGCTGCACACGACGCGGTCGTGGGAGTTCCTGGggatggaggaggagggcggccggGTGAGTCCCGGCTCCCTCTGGGCCAAGGCGAGGCTCGGCCAAGGCGTCGTCATCGGCAACCTCGACACCG GGGTGTGGCCGGAGGCCGGCAGCTTCAGCGACGACGGCAtgggcccggcgccggcgcggtggcggggAATCTGCCAGGACCAGCAGGCCTCTGACGACGCGCAGGTTCGCTGCAACAG GAAGCTGATCGGCGCGCGGTTCTTCAACAAGGGGTACCTGGCGACGGTcgggcagcaggagcagcaggtgAGCCCGGCGAGCACGCGGGACACGGACGGGCACGGCACGCACACGctgtcgacggcggcggggcgcctcGTCCCGGGGGCCAACCTCTTCGGCTACGGCAACGGCACGGCCAAGGGCGGGGCGCCCCGGGCGCACGCCGCGGCGTACAAGGTGTGCTGGCGCCCCGTCAACGGCAGCGAGTGCTTCGACGCCGACATCATCGCGGCGTTCGACGCGGCCATCCACGACGGCGTGCACGTGCTCTCCGTCTCGCTGGGGGGATCCCCCGCGGAGTACTTCCGGGACGGCGTCGCCATCGGGTCCTTCCACGCCGCCAGGCACGGCGTCACCGTGGTCTGCTCGGCGGGCAACTCCgggcccgccgccggcaccgtgTCCAACACCGCGCCGTGGCTGCTGACCGTCGGCGCCAGCACCATGGACAGGGAGTTCCCCGCGTACCTGGTCCTCGACAACAAGAAGCGGATCAAA GGGCAAAGTCTTTCACCAACGCGCCTTCCTGGCAACAAGTACTACCAGCTGATCAGCTCGGAAGAAGCGAAGGGAGCCAATGCAACTGCAGCACAAGC CAAGCTGTGCATTGAGGGGTCACTGGACAAGGCGAAGGTCAAGGGGAAGATCGTCGTGTGCGTCCGTGGGAAGAACGCGCGTGTGGAGAAAGGCGAGGCGGTTCGACGGGCTGGCGGAGTTGGGCTGGTGCTGGCGAACGACGAGGCCAGCGGGAACGAGATGATCGCCGACGCGCACGTGCTCCCGGCCACGCACATCACCTACACCGACGGAATTGCTCTGTTGGCCTACCTGAACTCTACGAG GTCGGCATCAGGCTACATCACCGCCCCGTACACCGCGCTGGACACGAAGCCGGCGCCGTTCATGGCCGCCTTCTCGTCGCAGGGGCCCAACACCGTCACGCCTCAGATCCTCAAG CCTGACATCACCGCGCCGGGGGTCAGCATCCTCGCGGCGTTCACCGGCCTGGCGGGGCCGACCGGGCTCGCCTTCGACGACCGCCGCGTCCTCTTCAACGCCGAGTCCGGCACCTCCATGTCGTGCCCGCACGTCGCCGGCATCGCCGGACTGCTCAAGGCCCTCCACCCCGACTGGAGCCCCGCCGCCATCAAGTCGGCGATCATGACGACAG CCAGGGTGCGGGACAACATGAGGAGGCCGATGAGCAACTCGTCGTTCCTCCGGGCGACGCCGTTCGGCTACGGCGCGGGGCACGTGCAGCCCAACCGCGCGGCGGACCCGGGCCTCGTCtacgacgccggcgccgcggacTACCTCGGCTTCCTCTGCGCGCTCGGGTACAACGCCTCGGCGATCGCCACGTtcatggccggcggcgacggcgcgccgtacgcctgcccggcggcggcgccgaggccggAGGACCTCAACTACCCGTCCTTCGCGGTGCCGCACCTGTCCCCcaccggcgccgcgcgcgccgtcaCGCGGCGGGTGAGGaacgtcggcgccggcgcggccgcgtaCGACGCGAGGGTCCGCGAGCCGCGCGGCGTGGCGGTGGACGTGCGGCCGAGGCGGCTCGAGTTCGCCGCGCCGGGGGAGGAGAAGCAGTTCACCGTCACGTTCAGGGCGAGGGAAGGGTTCTTCCTGCCGGGGGAGTACGTGTTCGGGCGATTGACCTGGTCGGACGGCGTCGGCAGGCACCGTGTCAGGAGTCCCCTAGTGGTGAGGGTCGTAGAcaccaagaagaagaagaatcctCTTTCCATAGCCTGA
- the LOC120682429 gene encoding uncharacterized protein LOC120682429 isoform X1: MAQGSCSCSWFVPPACSMHPIQEIKSTAQWLIFKLSREAEVDLRMDRRPERKAKRAREEEDEQGGAAPADFPFEEAAGADDAGEASRRPPGVFQFPWQKCRGGLGVTPAAGAGAGGAGWELRDVFFRSLVDGGAAAIGVPGDRLVSPPPSKQALLEDVDAWLAAAADGEVDPVWRSALMSRRGPASSAA; encoded by the exons ATGGCACAGGGGTCTTGTTCTTGTAGCTGGTTCGTTCCTCCTGCATGCAGCATGCATCCAATACAAGAAATAAAAAGCACAGCGCAGTGGCTGATCTTCAAATTAAGCCGAGAGGCGGAAGTCGATC TGCGCATGGATCGGCGGCCGGAGCGCAAGGCGAAgcgcgcgagggaggaggaggatgagcagggcggcgcggcgccggcggacttCCCgttcgaggaggcggcgggggcggacgACGCAGGGGAGGcgtcgcggcggccgccgggggtGTTCCAGTTCCCGTGGCAGAAGTGCCGCGGCGGGCTCGGCGTGAcccccgccgcgggcgcgggcgccggcggagcGGGATGGGAGCTGCGGGACGTCTTCTTCCGCTCCCtcgtggacggcggcgccgcggccatCGGCGTGCCGGGGGACCGCCtcgtgtcgccgccgcccagcaagCAAGCGCTCCTCGAGGACGTCGACGCCtggctcgccgcggccgccgacggcgaggtggaCCCGGTCTGGCGCTCCGCGCTCATGTCCCGCCGCGGGCCGGCCTCGTCGGCCGCGTGA